Genomic window (Equus przewalskii isolate Varuska chromosome 12, EquPr2, whole genome shotgun sequence):
CACGTGCGttcctgcctccaccccactCCTGGCATGTGACTCAGGGCTGCCTTCTGCCCCCAAAGGGTGCCTATGCCAGATGGGGACTCAGACATGGAAACGGACACCTGGAATACCCTGCAGTTGGCCCCTTGCTAGAGGGATGGACAGGAGGGGActgtgggagctcagaggagacaCTCATGCCACCTGGGCAGGGGAGGCATGGAGAGGtcggggaaggcttcctggaggaagaggcccTTGGATTAATtattgaaggatgagtaggagttagccagatggagaaaggaggaagagcagggcagGAAAAAGGCCCAGCATGAGCCACGCTCATGGGTGCCtcagcctcccttctcccagccccgccccccatGTCCTGACAAGTCTTCCTCCAAGTTGTTGCTCACGCCTGCAGTGAGGTCACTCTGCAGCCTCCATACGGGCCCCGCCTCCCCTAGGAAACCTTCTTAactccctgctcccctcacccccaataCCAGGGCAGGAGTCTCCGAGGAGACCTGCTGGTTTGCAGAACTGTCCTCTGTGCTTAGTGGCCTCATCAAGTGGCCCCTTTCCTCCCTGGGCTGTCCTGTGGTTATTGACTGCAGATCATGGCGAGGCTGCCCCAAGGTGAGAGGGAATTCCCACGGTGCCCTGTGGCCCAGAGGCCCCACGGATGATCTCACAGAAGTGGGGCAGCTATTTTTACCGGCGTTTAATTACAGAGTTGGGATCCCAGGTCAGAGATGAGATGGTGCTTCCAGGGGCTGTGAGGGGAGGGCCATGCCAGGAGATGGGGGGGGCTCCTGGGAGGGCAGGCGGCGGCGTGACCCTGCTCTCAGTGCCCCTAATGCTAGACAGGCCCCCTCAGATAGGggctccccagggcagggcctaACCACATCACCCCACTTATTCTCCCCGCGTGATTTTCACCCTGGCCCGGGAGGCAGGGGGGATGCATAAAGCCAATGGGCTGGGCCTGCGCCCCAGGGCTGATGCCATCTtagggaggaggaggcaaggcCCCCAAATGACTGGACACACACCCTATAGTTTGATGATCCAGGGTGATCAAGGACGGAGGGccctgggaagagaaggaggcagctggGTGAGGGGATGGCTGGGATTCTGGAGTGGGGCCTCTTCAGGAAGGTGGGATTGGATGGGAGGtctggaggggcaggagggcaggaggcggGAACACAAGTAGAGCGGGCAGGCCGAGAAGTCTGAGGAGCAGCACCTTCCATGCCAGGAGGACAAATTGGTCATACTGGATCCATACCGGGAGGTGACCCCTAGGCCTGGAGTCAGGGCAAGAATCCCAGGCCCGTCACTCACAAGCTGTGAGTTCTCAGGCCCCAAGTGAGGGCTTAGGCACCGACGGCTGTGACACACCTGGGGTGCTGAacacattcatttcttcatttattcattcagtgttTACTGATCACCTGCCATGTGCCCAGCATGGGGGACACAGCCACTTAGAAGACTCAAAATCCCTGCCTTGTGGAGCTGGCATTCTCAGGGGAAGGGTGCGGTGGGGTGTTGGGGTAGGACAACACAAccaagtgagtgaataaatggtaTGTCAGGTGGGGCTGCCTGCACTGCTGGAGCAGGAGGATTTCTTATTCTCAGTAGGGTGGTGGTCAAGAAAGGCTATCGGAAACCGGAAGGAAATGAGAGAGTATgggaaaagaacattccaggcaaggGCAAGAGAGAagggcaagtgcaaaggccctggggtgggaccCAGCTGCAGCCAGAGCAGAGTGGGCAAGGAGAAGAGTGGCAGGAGataagctcagagaggtaaatgGAGGCAGACCAGGTGAGGCCTTGGGGGCCATCGGTAGGACTCTGGCTCTTACGCTGAGTGGAATGGGAGCCATTGCaagattttgagcagaagagGAACTGATCtgtcttatgttttaaaaatgatgactGGGTTCCTGGGTGGAGAACAGACCATAGAGGGGTGAGGTCAGGTTTCCGGGGCCCAGTGGAGAGGCTGCTAAAGGAGTGAAAGCAAGAGAAGGGGTTCTGAGGGTCCCTGGACAGCAGCCTGGACCaggaggaggggggcaggggTTGGGCTCTTGGCGTATTTCACAGACAGAGCCATGAGCATTGCACATGACTTCTTCCTGTGCACCAGGCTGTGGGGGTCCTCAGAAGTTACCTAGGAAAGCATGGGGACCCCACTTCAAGGCACCTGTCGTCCCAGCGTCCttggccagccccaggaatgaCCTCGGggttccctgaggctgctgtttGAAGAAGGGGCTCCCCTCTTGCAGACACTGCTTCGGCCTCCCTGGCTGTCCTCTTCACACGCTGGCGCTGCTCCGAATGGCTGCATGTTGTAGCCGCCGCCCACCACActcatgcagacacacacagccccagggagccctgggggagCTAGCCACGGTGGGGGGACAGGGGCGCTCTGATCAGACGTCAGAAGCTCACTCCGCGCCCTTCTCGCCTGCAGCCGCAGGGGGCTGCGATGGGACGGGAGCCATGAATGGTGCCGCCCcaggccccgccgccgccgccgccccggtCCCGGTCCCGGTCCCGGTCCCGGACTGGCGGCAGTTCTGCGAGCTGCACGCGCAGGCGGCCGCCGTGGATTTTGCGCACAAGTTCTGCCGCTTCCTGCGCGACAACCCGGCCTACGACACGCCCGACGCTGGAGCCTCCTTCTCCCGCCACTTTGCCGCCAACTTCCTGGACGTCTTCGGCGAGGAGGTGCGCCGCGTGCTGGTGGCCGCGCCGGCGTCCCCCGGGGCCATGGAGCCCGAGGCGGCGGGGCCCCCGGCGCTCAAGGCGGCGGCGTACGGCCACTCGCGGAGCTCGGAGGACGTGTCGGCGCACGCGGCGGCCAAGGCCCGCGTCCGCAAGGGCTTCTCGCTGCGCAACATGAGCCTGTGCGTGATGGACGGCGTGCGCGACATGTGGCACCGGCGCGCCTCGCCCGAGCCCGACGTGGGGGCCGCCCCGCGGGCCGCCGAGCCCCCGGCCGAGCCGCGTGACAAGTGGACGCGGCGCCTGCGGCTGTCGCGGACGCTGGCGGCCAAGGTGGAGCTGGTGGACATCCAGCGCGAGGGCGCGCTGCGCTTCATGGTGGCCGACGACGCGGCCGCGGGCCCCGGGGGCACCGCGCAGTGGCAGAAGTGCCGCCTGCTGCTGCGCAGAGCCGTGGCCGGTGAGCGCTTCCGCCTCGAGTTCTTCGTGCCACCCAAGGTGAGCGCCAACCCCCACCCTGGGTGACGGCGGAGGGGCGTGGGCAGGGGCTTTGGGGACCGCACTGCCTGGTCTGGTTGGCGGGACGGAGTATTCAGTGTCAGGAACCTGGGATGTAGGCCCCACTCTGCCTTTCCAACAAATGACCTCTCAAGCTCTCTTTCCCTGCCTGCCAGGTGTGGGAAGGACTCTCTGGCTGCAGGAGGGGTTCCGGGGTACTGTTCTTGGTGATGGGAGAGAACCtggctgcctgcctccctcttccgCTCCTGGGGCCTCTGGGTGGCTGGAGCCTTCCAGAGAGGAGGCCtttggggatggggcagggagcGACAGTGGCACACTCAGAGAGGCCCCCCTCGCCCAGAGGTCTGCAGCTGGCTCCGTGGAATCTGCTGGTCTCCAGCTTGGCCGCCAGGCCAAAGCCAAGCCCCTACCTGGTTGGCCCTTTTCTGACCCGGGTTTCAAACGCTAGGTTTCTAGCTGTCACCAGCATTGCTGCTCACCTGAGTGCACCGTTCCCACCCTTGCCCTGGGGGCAGCTTTGGGTCTCATCCAGGACAGCAAACCTGCCTTGTCTGGAAAGTGGGAGTACGTGTAATAACAGTGCTCGCTTTCCTAGAGCCCACTGCATGTCAGGCCCTCAGTCTGGGAGACAGGCTCATGGTCTCAGTGTCCAGCAAGGTAAGTGTCGTGGTCCCCAggtcacagaagagaaaacaaacgAATACTCAGAGAGGGAGTGTggcctgcccaaagtcacacggctggtaggtggcagagctgggctaaTTTTACCCACCACCCTGGTGGTCCTGGGAATGAAAGGAGCGTGGAGGTGGGAGCTCCTTGTACActgggaggctgggaaaggtgGGAGGTTGTGCTGGCGCAGCAGCCAGCAGCACCCCCAGGAACCACCCAGGGCTCCACCCACCTCTGGGCCCACTCTGTCCCCAGGTGCCTTCAGCCATCCTGAGTCTctgctctttctccatctcccaggCTGTCAGGACCCTGGGtcctcctcctgtcctctctctggAGGTGCAGGGTATGGGCTCCCCAAGGCTGGATGCCCATGAGCCCCACCATGAGAGGTGACTTCCCAGGGACACACTTTACTCTCTGAAGAGCTTTCTCTCCAAGTCTCAGGACCTGCAGACTTCCCAAGGGCGGAATGTGCCCCCACCTTTAGGTCCCTGAGAGGAATCATAGAGCACGAAGCCCAACTCCACCGCTTGTCACACAGGGAGCCCAAggcccagggagggctggggagtaGGATGGACTTTGTCCAGGGTCACCCAGAGGTCAGAGGCACAGGCCTAGGGCTTCACCGCCTCGCCTGCCTCTGGGCCCTGAATGACAGTCGCAGCTGCGGGGCTGTAAATAGCTGCGTCGCTGCCCTCCGGGGAGGGAATGCAGCAGCTGGTGCCTTCTCCCTTAGTCCCTCCCGGCCACCATTCACCcctggcagagggcagagctCTTGAGGGGCCACTTTCCCAACCTCTGAGGAAGGCGGGTGCGTTCCTTCCCGTGATCTAGCCTCAGACCCCCCTTTTGTCATGCAAATGTCTGAATTCAGGAGTGAGTCCCTGTGGGAAGGTGGCTCCTACCACAGCAAGGGCTCCTGGTGAGTTTCCCAAATGTGCTGGGTCCCAGGGTGAGCAAGCCCCCAAGGCACCCCTGCTGACACCCCCACTACCTTTTAGCCGCCTTCTCCCACCCACAGTCCACGTCTCCTCTTGCCCCTGGAGGCAGAGCTGCATTCTTGGAGCTGACAGGAGCTTGGGGTCTGCAGCTCAGGGGCTCTTTCCTTGGGGTCCTCAGACTTCCCTCTCACACAGCCCCATGAGTCAGGTCTCCAGCCTTCTGCCCCCTCATCCTGCAGGAAGAGTCTCCTGGACCCCAGGTCCCCTCATAGCCCTGTGCCAGACCAGCCCTGGGGACCCTTTGCCATTGGGGAGCCACCAGGAGGCTGGCATTTGCAGGACTGGATGGTAACAATGGGGTGAACACTAGGTGCTGTGGGGCCATAGGCGGTTTTGGAAGCACGAGTTGTgtgagcaaaggcctggagtcTGAAACAACCCGATGGTTCTGTCCAGGGAAGTGGGAGCAGtggggtgtggctggagcagggtgAAGGCAGTGGGGCCAGGTCACGCAGGCCTTAAACGCCGGGCAGAGGGACCAGCGCCTGTGGCCAGCGGGAGCCCGGCCGAAGCCCAGTCCAGGCCTGCCCTGTGGACCCCTCTCAGCTCCACCCACTCCAGGACTGTGGCCCCTGCCCCAGGGGCTGGTGTGATGGCCTGCCAAGGTCAGCCGAGCCCCTCGGTCACGGCTCCAAGCCCAGCCCTGCGCCCACTGGATGGCAGCCAGTGCTGCCAGGAATTCCCATCCGCCTGCCCACCCGACGTGTggcccttccctttcctcctgagAAAGTCCCTGTCCCAGAGCCCAAGCCCTGCCGGGAATCTCAGTCTCAAGCCAGCCCTggttggggggagtgggggggggccCTCGGACCATGGCCAGGAGCTTTGGGGCAGAATGGGAGGGCCAGGCGCATGGTGCCCCCCCTGGAGCCCTGACAGCTCACCCTGGTTAAACCCCACGCTAGGCCCTTTTCCTCCACCTGGAGACATGTCCCTGCCTGGCTCCAGGAGCCCCATTCTGAGTCGGGGGCTCCAGAGCTGAGCTCTGGAAAGTCTGGTCTAAAGGAGGAGaccagcatttttcttttaaatgcactAGAATAGACTAGAAAATACCATACTCCATCACACACAGTCAGGGTAAATATTGTCAGGTGAAACCCTTGTTTCAGAGATATTTTTGCCTATGTGTGTACTGGGTCACAAGGTCAGATGTATTTCTTACTATGGGTCAAGGTCAACAATGTGAAACCCAGAGATCTGGTGGGTGCCCTGGGCAGAAAGGCAGCCTGGGCGGAGTTCAGCCCTCAGGGCTTACAGGTGGGAGATCCAGATGTTAGTGCCAGCTCTGTCCCCGAATTGCTGTGTGACTTTATGGGGAGGTCCCTTTGTTTCCCAGAAACTCCCTCAGCTtacccatctgtgaaatggggattgGAACACCTCCAGGCCTGAGCTGCATGGCGTTCTGGGCTGAGGGCTGCTCTGacctctgggaggaggggaggggagagggtttCAGGAGGCCCTGGGGCCTCTCTCTCACTGCCCCTTCCTCTGGCCCCCCAGGCCTCCAAGCCCAAGGTCAGCATCCCTCTCTCGGCCATCATCGAGGTCCGCACCACGATGCCCCTGGAGAtgccagagaaggacaacacgtTCGTGCTCAAGGTGAGCCCCACCCCGGGCCCCGCAGATCCTCTGGCTGCCCCAGGCCACCTCCCTCACGGTGGCACAGCTTGAGGTCACTGTAGGGGGTGTGAGGGTAAGGGGTAAGGGCGGTGGGGAGGGAGCCCTGATGGGGGACCAGGACCCTCAACAGATATCTAGCACATAGCTAGGTTTTCCATCTGGACTTAGTCTCTAAAGCCAAGTGCCCAGGTGTCCCCACCCCCTGGGCCTCTGTTCCCATTTCCTCCTGGGCCTGGGTGAAGGTCTTCTGGGTttcacttcctcccctcccttcccccaccgcGGCCAATACACGCCCACTACCCACCCCCCGGGTGGGAACGGTCACCAGCCTGCAGCAGGTATGCAAATGTTCCTGTCATAGGGTACTGGAGTGTGGGAACCCGCCTGGTCCCACAGAGGGCACAAAAACGCAGAGGGTGGGCGGCCAGGCACCCTGGTGGGTCTGGGGGCAGCTCGTCCTTTTCCCAGGCCCCATGTCACCGGGGTGGCCTCCTCGGGTTGCTGAGGACACGGCTCCAGGCTGCCAGGGCTGTCGCCCTGGGCCTCCTCAAAGGATTAGAGGGTGTTCGTGAGGCCAAGTCCTCAAGGAGGCCTGGCCTTGTTCCGCCCACCCAAAGCTACACggagcccccaccctcccctccaggcTCCTGGCTGGGCTTATGTTTTTACCCATCCCTATTTGCTTAGTCACGAACTCCcttatttatttagcaaacatttgccAACCCCATACCCTGAGTCACcccaggctgggagctggggacacagcccctccctgcctggcaTTCTTATCTGCCGGGCAAGACAGGTCCACAGCCTCACCCCCCACTCTGCTGCTGCTCATGCTTAGCAACCCTGAGGCAGAGGGTTCACCTGCTGGCccactccaggcctcagtttccccatctgttcagAGAGGGGTTGAAGGCGGTCCCTGCATTTTAACTGAGGGACACACAGGAAACTGAGAGCACAGGACCTTGGCTTCACAGAGACCTGGGTCAGGTCCCAGCGCTGCTGCTGAGTGCTGCTGTGACTTggagcaagttacttgacctctctgacccTGTCTTTTCATCTGTACCATGGGGAATACATGTCGcctccctcacagggctgctgagaGGAGGTCATCAGACAACGTTTGTGGAGGGTGCCGCTcggcctggcccacagcaggggctgcctcctctcttcccttctggagGCTGTTTATCCCAGGGCGTGGCCACAGAAGTGGCGTTCCAGGCACAAAGGTGTGGGAGTCCCTCACCTCAGTGTGCCGGGCCAGCGGGCCCCTCAGTTGACTTGACGGTTGTGGTACCCGGGCATGGGTTGGGGATGCTGGGCCACCCATCGCTTCCCCAGCCAACATGGCCGCCTCAGAAGCTGCACCTCCAGGGCCTGAGGACCTGAGGTCCACGGGGCTGGACGTCATCCCCAGTGATCCCCAGTGGTAGGCCTGGGAGGGTGGGACTGCTGAGAAGATGGGCTGCCACTCCACCCTGGGAGCCTGGCCTAGGCTTGGGGTGGTGCCTGATGGTGACCCCACTGTCCTCAGGGCTGCTCACCCTAGTGAGATGCCGACGGGGAATGGGGCTGAGCCATTTCTCCTGGGGTCCGGAGCCCCCTGCTGAGGGTAGAGGAAGTCAGGGTGCTGACTGATCTGGACTGGCCACCCCCTCCAGGTGGAGAACGGAGCAGAGTACATCCTGGAGACCATCGACTCCCTGCAGAAGCACTCATGGGTGGCTGACATCCAGGGCTGCGTGGATCCCGGGTGAGTGCCCAAGCCACCCTAGCATGGGTGGCCGAGGTGGGGGCCGGACTGGGGTGTGCCCTTGGCCCAGCCTTCACAGGGAGCAGCCTTCCGGTGAGGGCAGGAGCTGAGCTCGAGAAATGGACTTGTCTCATGACAATCCTATGCAAGTCGGTGCTGGCCAGGATCAGCcgtacccccacccccaccctcaccccagcagGCTCTGAGGCCCGCTCTgcagggccagggcctggggaccTGGAAGGAAATCGGACCAAGTCTTGTCCTCACCCAAGGGGAGCCTGAGATCACTAAGAGTTAGCCAGTGATGGGGAGAGCCTGAGAGGCCGGGCATGGACCAACAGAGGGGAGACCCCTTGCCCAGCCCTGGAGCTCAGAGACGGTCTGTGGGTAGAAGTGCTCGCTGTCTCCGAGGCTTAAAGAAAGAGTGGGCCTGAGCCAGCAGAGAGGGTTGTGGCTGTGggagggcagagagaacagcccAGCCAAAGGTATGGAGGCGTGCCAGAATTTGGGACTCACAGGGGACGTCAAGGCCTTCGGGTAGCTAGAATTAGGGCTGGTGAGGAGGGGACTCCATGAGAGCCCAGGAAGATGGTAGGTcgggggcagtggggagccatggtTAGTAATAAGCAGAGGGCAGCCAGGGTCAGCTGTGTAAGGAAGAGCAGCAGGGAGGCTGGCTGCaccatccaggagccatccaaagccaggaggaggaggggcaggcggGCCGGCACAGAGCATTTGGCAACAGCTCATCAGGCTAATGGGGTGAGCCAAGCCCggggggaggggctgctgctCTCTAATTAACAGCTTCATTTAAGGCAGCACAATTAAAGTCCTCAGTGCATCTCAGGCCCCCAATCCCCGAAGTGCTTGTAATCCCTGCCTTGCCACCCTCCCCGCCATGTGCTCTGCAgactttccccagcccctgcaaAGGTGAACCACACTTTACAGCATTTCAGAGCTGGCGGGGACCCAGACACCCCGTGTCACAGACGGGGAGAcagaggcccagggcagggaagggagctGCCGTGGCCCCCCCACCACCATGCCCTGCCACCATTTGAGGGACTCCGTGGGATCCCAGGAGGAGGCCAGCCCCTTGTGGGTTAGTGGCCAGGGGTCGTGGGCCCTCAAGGAGGACTGCGCCCACTTGGAGACCTCTCCATATGGCCCCATCACTCTCATGGTGGCCACAGAGCAAGCTGAGGGAGTGACAGAGGGACATGGGGGCACAGgtaccccaggagagcagagggcaggatAGGGCTGATGCTGGCTGTGGAACTGTCAGCCACGGCCTGGCTCCATGAGCAGCCCGTGGTCCTTGTCTGTGTCCCACAGCAGGACATGGTTGTGCTTTGTTGCCTCCACAGGGACAGCGAGGAAGACACCGAGCCCTCCTGTGCCCGGGGAGGCTGTCTGGCCAGCCGCATGGCCTCCTGCAGCTGTGAGCTCCTGACGGACGGTAGGTGCGGGCAGAGATGGCTGGAGTGACGGAGGGCAGGGTTAGAGGGAGTGGTCACTCAGAGATGGCCAGACCAACAGATGTGCTTCTTACCTGCCACTTCTCCAGCAGTGGACCCGGCCCGGCCCCCAGAGACAACAGCAGCTGTGGTGACAGCCCCGCATAGCCGAGCTCGAGATGCAGTCAGCGAGTCCCTGGTCCATGTCCCACTGGAGACCTTCCTAGAGACCCTGGAATCCCCAGGCGGCAGTGGTGGCGACAGCAATAACACAGGTGCAGTGGGGGCtgtccctgcccctccttcctgcACCCCACCCCTGGCCACAGGCACCCAAGGGCTCCCCCCAGAGCCCCTCCTGAGCCTCAGAAGCTGTGACATTTCATCTCATGGGGTCCTTTGCTCAGTGCCTCAGTACTTCAGGCTTTTGTAGGCCAGACCAGGAATGTGACTCCTCCCACAGGCCCTGGTTCCAACAGAAAATGCTCAGAGACAGGGATGCAAAGGGTCAGAACCAAGGGTTGGGGACAAGAAGCCTTTGATTTGTCCCTGTGTTTTTTGCTGACTTAGAGAGTAACCCCAGGATagtcctctctgtgcctcagtttacctcatATGCTTTCCTAGGGGGTTGGGTCAGCACCCTGTCTTGTTCTGACAGCGTTTTACATGCAAAAAGCCAACAAGATGTTGCATCCCTTCTCTCATTTATGTGCAGCCCCACGCCCCTCACACTGTCATCCctctgcaggggaggagggagcagagccgGAGCCGGAGGCCGAGCCCGCGCTGGAGCTGTCCGACTACCCCTGGTTCCACGGCACGCTGTCACGGGTCAGGGCGGCTCAGCTGGTGCTGGCGGGGGGGCCCCGGAGCCACGGCCTCTTCGTGATCCGCCAGAGTGAGACTCGGCCGGGGGAGTACGTGCTGACCTTCAACTTCCAGGGCAAGGCCAAGGCAAGTGTTTAGAGTCGGGGGCGCAGGGGCCGACTAGCCAGCCCTGCGGGGAGGGACCAGGGTAGCCCTGAGCAGTAGGTGTGGCATGACTTCCCACAGGCCTGCTCTTTGAACCGCCCACATCCCTcccacacctctgagaggtgcagTCCGCCCCAGGCACGGCTTCCTCGCTATCCGGATGGCGAAGTCACCTGCTGGTGGCCGAGCCCACAGGCAGCCGGGTCCTTCTGAGGATTTAATTTTGACCCTGTGCAGTGAGGATTACTTTGCACTGGGGCTTCTGAGGGTCTCCGCCTAGAGCCACCTCAGTGCAGGGCTGGGGTCAACCAAGGCCCTCCTGCCCCACCGACCCCCAGAAAGCCCCTCGTCTGCCCTGCTCAAGTCGATTCACCAACCCCTCCTAGGCCCCAGCCCCGGGCCAGGCGTGTGCTCAGGCCAAGGGATGTGGAAGGGAACCGCACTTGGGTGGGCCCTAGAGAGCCAGGCAGGAGGGCTGCGTAGGGTCTAGGGCGCCGGAGGAGTCTCTTGAGCCAGCCAGCCAGAGTAGGAGGGGAGCTTGACCTGAGACGGGCAGAGGATGGAGAATCCTTGAGGTGAGGACCCAGTGGGAGGGTAACCCAGACAGGGCACAGCAAAGAGGGGACAGCGCGCGCAGACCGTGGGCTCCTGAGGAAGGGCATTCATTGTGTGTTAAAAATGACCGAAGGTGCAAAGGAAAATATGACAGAAAAGTCAGacgagtgtgtgtgtatggggaggGGGGGGTGTTAGTTACATTGTGGCCAGAGTGGGCAGGAACCTTAAGCCCCCCCAATCCCATGTTTCCGATAAGGAAACAGACCAGCTCCGGCTCCTCCCAGGACACAGTTCCCGTCATCAGTCCCTGCTGAAGGAGGGGgcaccccagggccccaggcctgcACTGATGGTCACTGTCCCTACTTGTGGCCAGCCTGGTGCAGGCCCGCCACCCCAACTccctgggcctctctccttggtggCGTTGGCCCCACCGTGGGGAAGACAGCACCTCCCCAGGGACACCTCCTTGGAAAGCAGCCACCCCTACCAGTTCCTCAGACAACCAGGCACTTAATGCTGTCTTTGGCAGCCTGAAATGTGCTTCTTGGCCAGCAGTGCCCCAGGCAGCCTCCCCGGAGGGCCTGGATCTGACTCACGCCCAAGCCGGAGGCTAGGACGGTGCCCAGCCCACCACGGGGCATGGCGGGTATAGTGTAGGGGAGGGGACAAGGCAAGAGGatcctctccttcctggggcAAGACCCAGCCTTGAACTGTTGGCCCAGGGTGGGCTAAGTGGTGGGGTACAGCAGGAACCCCAGCGTCCTGCTTGTACACCTCCTGGGGAGGAAGACCTCTGCCTTCTGAAGCAGTTCTTTCCACCTTCAGATAATAAATCTCTGGAAGGCTTTCCTGAAGACTGGGATCTACCCACCCGCtggggcccagctctgcccccggCCTTGGCCCCAAAGGCCCTGCCAGATTTGAGGCTGTGGTGGGACCTCACTGTGCTGTTCCTCTCGGGccaggcccctgccctgggctgccaCTAATGTTCCCTAGATTTGTTCCCACTGTTCTGGCAACTTCTGGCCCTGCTGAGTGGCAGGACTCACTCCTGGGACCCCCCAccatggggtgggggggcttCTCTATCCTTTG
Coding sequences:
- the SH2B2 gene encoding SH2B adapter protein 2 isoform X5, whose translation is MTAPQRISAHCSEQAAGGCDGTGAMNGAAPGPAAAAAPVPVPVPVPDWRQFCELHAQAAAVDFAHKFCRFLRDNPAYDTPDAGASFSRHFAANFLDVFGEEVRRVLVAAPASPGAMEPEAAGPPALKAAAYGHSRSSEDVSAHAAAKARVRKGFSLRNMSLCVMDGVRDMWHRRASPEPDVGAAPRAAEPPAEPRDKWTRRLRLSRTLAAKVELVDIQREGALRFMVADDAAAGPGGTAQWQKCRLLLRRAVAGERFRLEFFVPPKASKPKVSIPLSAIIEVRTTMPLEMPEKDNTFVLKVENGAEYILETIDSLQKHSWVADIQGCVDPGDSEEDTEPSCARGGCLASRMASCSCELLTDAVDPARPPETTAAVVTAPHSRARDAVSESLVHVPLETFLETLESPGGSGGDSNNTGEEGAEPEPEAEPALELSDYPWFHGTLSRVRAAQLVLAGGPRSHGLFVIRQSETRPGEYVLTFNFQGKAKHLRLSLNGHGQCHVQHLWFQSVLDMLRHFHTHPIPLESGGSADITLRSYVRAQGPPPGAVENSECDPHPQEKRKKPLTVSSKGLPGSARTTPSSPMLSDLPALPSASHQPGQQAGKCCLLPPGMRLNLLQGGHCPGNRAACFRLETPPQPRPPGRLRLRPWRAALSSYVRAAACRGRRKAVMASSAASSVRPPRPKKEPQALVIPKNAAEEQKLKLERLMKNPDKAVPIPEKMSEWAPRPPPEFVRDVMGSSAGAGSGEFHVYRHLRRREYQRQDYMDAMAEKQKLDAEFQKRLERNKIAAEEQTAKRRKKRQKLKEKKLMAKKMKLEQKKQEEGSSQSQEQPSSSSEEASGTEEEEEPSFIMGR
- the SH2B2 gene encoding SH2B adapter protein 2 isoform X4; amino-acid sequence: MTAPQRISAHCSEQAAGGCDGTGAMNGAAPGPAAAAAPVPVPVPVPDWRQFCELHAQAAAVDFAHKFCRFLRDNPAYDTPDAGASFSRHFAANFLDVFGEEVRRVLVAAPASPGAMEPEAAGPPALKAAAYGHSRSSEDVSAHAAAKARVRKGFSLRNMSLCVMDGVRDMWHRRASPEPDVGAAPRAAEPPAEPRDKWTRRLRLSRTLAAKVELVDIQREGALRFMVADDAAAGPGGTAQWQKCRLLLRRAVAGERFRLEFFVPPKASKPKVSIPLSAIIEVRTTMPLEMPEKDNTFVLKVENGAEYILETIDSLQKHSWVADIQGCVDPGDSEEDTEPSCARGGCLASRMASCSCELLTDAVDPARPPETTAAVVTAPHSRARDAVSESLVHVPLETFLETLESPGGSGGDSNNTAPRPSHCHPSAGEEGAEPEPEAEPALELSDYPWFHGTLSRVRAAQLVLAGGPRSHGLFVIRQSETRPGEYVLTFNFQGKAKHLRLSLNGHGQCHVQHLWFQSVLDMLRHFHTHPIPLESGGSADITLRSYVRAQGPPPGAVENSECDPHPQEKRKKPLTVSSKGLPGSARTTPSSPMLSDLPALPSASHQPGQQAGKCCLLPPGMRLNLLQGGHCPGNRAACFRLETPPQPRPPGRLRLRPWRAALSSYVRAAACRGRRKAVMASSAASSVRPPRPKKEPQALVIPKNAAEEQKLKLERLMKNPDKAVPIPEKMSEWAPRPPPEFVRDVMGSSAGAGSGEFHVYRHLRRREYQRQDYMDAMAEKQKLDAEFQKRLERNKIAAEEQTAKRRKKRQKLKEKKLMAKKMKLEQKKQEEGSSQSQEQPSSSSEEASGTEEEEEPSFIMGR
- the SH2B2 gene encoding SH2B adapter protein 2 isoform X2, whose amino-acid sequence is MTAPQRISAHCSEQAAGGCDGTGAMNGAAPGPAAAAAPVPVPVPVPDWRQFCELHAQAAAVDFAHKFCRFLRDNPAYDTPDAGASFSRHFAANFLDVFGEEVRRVLVAAPASPGAMEPEAAGPPALKAAAYGHSRSSEDVSAHAAAKARVRKGFSLRNMSLCVMDGVRDMWHRRASPEPDVGAAPRAAEPPAEPRDKWTRRLRLSRTLAAKVELVDIQREGALRFMVADDAAAGPGGTAQWQKCRLLLRRAVAGERFRLEFFVPPKASKPKVSIPLSAIIEVRTTMPLEMPEKDNTFVLKVENGAEYILETIDSLQKHSWVADIQGCVDPGDSEEDTEPSCARGGCLASRMASCSCELLTDVDPARPPETTAAVVTAPHSRARDAVSESLVHVPLETFLETLESPGGSGGDSNNTAPRPSHCHPSAGEEGAEPEPEAEPALELSDYPWFHGTLSRVRAAQLVLAGGPRSHGLFVIRQSETRPGEYVLTFNFQGKAKHLRLSLNGHGQCHVQHLWFQSVLDMLRHFHTHPIPLESGGSADITLRSYVRAQGPPPGAVENSECDPHPQEKRKKPLTVSSKGLPGSARTTPSSPMLSDLPALPSASHQPGQQAGKCCLLPPGMRLNLLQGGHCPGNRAACFRLETPPQPRPPGRLRLRPWRAALSSYVRAAACRGRRKAVMASSAASSVRPPRPKKEPQALVIPKNAAEEQKLKLERLMKNPDKAVPIPEKMSEWAPRPPPEFVRDVMGSSAGAGSGEFHVYRHLRRREYQRQDYMDAMAEKQKLDAEFQKRLERNKIAAEEQTAKRRKKRQKLKEKKLMAKKMKLEQKKQEEAKHELLMSATLLPCHMDHSSRLNLFACNLPLKQIQSVPGAAVQQL